In a genomic window of Thiosocius teredinicola:
- a CDS encoding methyltransferase family protein produces MTDAGSARDKSMLSHALVTLQMTSIVVIAWPFFAQPSGRLHWLAISAIGVVVGLYTLAHNKLGNFGIYPEPLDNACLVTSGPYRWIRHPMYTSLLLFMLGVALYRNAWPNYLGLALLMLAIFGKMQREEAHLHLKFTDYSDYVKRTRRLLPGVY; encoded by the coding sequence ATGACGGACGCCGGTTCAGCGCGCGATAAATCGATGCTGAGTCATGCACTGGTGACCTTGCAGATGACCTCGATCGTCGTCATTGCATGGCCTTTCTTTGCGCAGCCAAGTGGCAGATTGCATTGGCTGGCGATCAGCGCGATTGGTGTCGTCGTCGGTCTGTATACCCTGGCGCACAACAAGCTCGGCAACTTCGGCATCTACCCCGAACCCCTGGATAACGCCTGTCTGGTCACATCGGGCCCCTATCGCTGGATCCGACACCCGATGTACACCAGCCTGTTGCTGTTCATGCTGGGCGTCGCCTTGTATCGCAACGCATGGCCGAACTACCTTGGGCTTGCACTGCTGATGCTCGCCATCTTCGGCAAGATGCAGCGCGAAGAGGCCCACCTGCACCTGAAGTTCACCGACTATTCGGATTACGTGAAACGCACCCGGCGACTGCTGCCGGGCGTCTATTGA
- a CDS encoding putative metalloprotease CJM1_0395 family protein, protein MIYGSKRMVATSGNVSSFGRAALSNVGESRSGLANALQPVTKTDPVRDATSREYRELQELKKRDREVRQHEQAHIAAGGAYVRGGPTYEYQRGDDGKLYAVGGEVQIDTAPIPDDPAATIRKLETVQRAATAPGEPSSQDRAVAAAAAQGIVEARADLQREQSTATEANADFIGPRRPQEAADEAAGDERQQDLRTRAAIEAYRGTESSSRASAEQLLDLIA, encoded by the coding sequence TTGATCTACGGTAGCAAGCGGATGGTGGCAACCAGCGGCAATGTATCGTCCTTCGGACGCGCGGCCCTGTCGAACGTGGGAGAGTCGCGCTCGGGGCTGGCGAACGCCTTGCAGCCTGTTACCAAGACCGACCCGGTGCGCGATGCAACGTCGCGCGAGTACCGCGAACTTCAAGAACTCAAAAAGCGCGATCGTGAGGTCCGCCAACACGAACAGGCGCACATCGCTGCCGGAGGAGCCTACGTAAGAGGTGGGCCGACATACGAGTACCAGCGCGGTGACGATGGCAAGCTGTACGCCGTGGGCGGCGAGGTGCAGATCGACACCGCGCCGATTCCCGACGATCCGGCGGCAACGATCCGCAAGCTCGAAACCGTGCAGCGCGCCGCAACCGCACCCGGCGAACCCTCATCGCAAGACCGCGCCGTGGCAGCTGCCGCTGCCCAGGGTATCGTCGAGGCCCGCGCCGACCTGCAAAGGGAGCAATCGACCGCGACCGAAGCAAATGCGGATTTCATCGGACCACGCCGGCCGCAGGAAGCAGCGGATGAGGCCGCTGGCGACGAGCGTCAGCAGGATCTGCGCACGCGGGCGGCTATCGAAGCCTATCGCGGCACCGAGTCGTCGTCGCGCGCATCGGCCGAGCAGCTACTCGACCTGATCGCCTGA
- a CDS encoding CBS domain-containing protein encodes MKLLKATIETPVARHGMLIGEALRICVDYDVPGIPYVDEQGKIIGRLSVRNVFLISSLPLDMIKGAHLIGHEALHLDLSRDHYEKVFSQVVDPQILDDCACLSPHAQITKAMALMEKFNSSYLFVIDEGHYLGVVTRLGLTRLLLEEQG; translated from the coding sequence ATGAAGTTACTAAAGGCGACCATCGAAACGCCGGTTGCACGCCACGGTATGTTGATTGGCGAGGCACTGCGCATCTGTGTGGACTACGACGTCCCCGGTATTCCCTACGTCGACGAGCAAGGCAAGATCATTGGCCGCTTATCGGTACGTAATGTGTTTCTGATTTCCAGCCTTCCATTGGACATGATCAAAGGTGCCCACCTGATCGGCCACGAAGCACTGCACCTCGATCTGTCGAGAGACCACTACGAGAAAGTGTTCAGCCAAGTGGTCGATCCCCAGATCCTGGACGACTGTGCCTGTCTGTCACCGCATGCGCAGATCACCAAGGCGATGGCATTGATGGAAAAATTCAACAGTTCTTATCTTTTCGTTATCGATGAAGGCCACTATCTCGGAGTGGTCACCCGCTTGGGTTTGACGCGGCTCCTGCTGGAGGAACAAGGATGA
- a CDS encoding ArsB/NhaD family transporter — protein MTEAVPAGLSNDMLIAAAILVGSYVLIFTEVIHRTSAAILGATTMIAVGMFFGFYGQEEALLSVDANTILLLAAMMMLVAMLRPTGAFEYLAVVIARVSARDPRLLLIYLSLAVSLISMVLDNVTTIIVFAPLTVLIARILQLNPLPFLMSEAILSNVGGAATLVGDPPNIMIGSAAHISFSDFLAHMGPPIAAVWIGTVLLLLVMFRNHLRPGDGQMRAQHFEIRHAIKDRKALIRILAALSLVIVLFFVHHHLDIFPAFAALVGLALGMLMLRPQPDQLFGEVNWSVLIFFAALFVIVGGVEASGLLDLLGRNLADMASDPTQLMITGLLLMWVAALMSAIIDNIPFTVTMIPIIIGLEASGAQIGPLWWALAIGVGLGGNSTHIGATANLIAVTEAEKSGIDGARISPVAWMRIGIPTTLLGLIVASTIYSVFFGYFSD, from the coding sequence ATGACCGAAGCCGTACCTGCGGGCCTGAGCAACGACATGTTGATCGCCGCCGCCATCCTCGTCGGTTCCTATGTTCTGATCTTTACCGAAGTCATCCACCGCACCAGCGCCGCGATTCTCGGTGCGACCACGATGATCGCGGTCGGCATGTTCTTTGGCTTTTACGGCCAGGAAGAGGCGTTGCTGTCGGTCGATGCCAACACAATCCTGTTGCTGGCCGCGATGATGATGCTGGTTGCCATGTTGCGACCGACCGGCGCCTTCGAGTACCTGGCGGTCGTGATCGCCCGCGTTTCGGCGCGTGATCCGCGCCTGCTGCTGATCTATCTGAGCCTTGCAGTCAGCCTGATCTCCATGGTGCTGGACAACGTCACCACCATCATCGTGTTCGCACCGTTGACCGTGCTGATCGCGCGCATACTACAGCTCAATCCGCTGCCGTTTCTGATGTCCGAAGCGATTCTGTCGAACGTCGGCGGTGCCGCGACGCTGGTCGGTGACCCGCCCAATATCATGATCGGCAGTGCTGCGCATATCAGCTTCAGCGATTTTCTCGCCCATATGGGCCCGCCGATCGCTGCGGTATGGATCGGCACCGTACTGCTGTTGCTGGTGATGTTCCGCAACCACCTGCGCCCGGGCGACGGCCAGATGCGCGCGCAGCACTTCGAGATCAGGCATGCGATCAAAGACCGCAAGGCGCTGATCCGCATCCTGGCGGCGCTCTCACTGGTGATCGTGCTGTTCTTCGTCCACCACCACCTGGATATCTTCCCGGCATTCGCCGCGCTGGTCGGACTTGCACTCGGCATGCTGATGCTGCGTCCACAACCCGACCAGCTTTTTGGCGAGGTGAACTGGTCGGTACTCATATTCTTTGCGGCGTTGTTCGTGATCGTGGGTGGCGTCGAGGCGTCCGGGCTGCTGGATCTGCTCGGCCGAAACCTCGCCGACATGGCATCCGATCCCACCCAGCTGATGATCACCGGGCTGCTGTTGATGTGGGTGGCGGCACTGATGAGCGCCATCATCGACAACATTCCGTTCACCGTGACAATGATCCCCATCATCATCGGCCTGGAGGCCAGCGGCGCGCAGATCGGGCCACTATGGTGGGCATTGGCGATTGGCGTCGGCCTCGGCGGCAACAGCACACATATCGGTGCCACGGCCAACCTGATCGCGGTCACCGAGGCCGAGAAAAGCGGTATCGACGGCGCGCGCATCTCGCCGGTGGCCTGGATGCGGATCGGTATCCCGACCACCCTGCTCGGCTTGATCGTCGCCAGCACCATCTACAGCGTATTCTTCGGCTATTTCTCCGACTGA
- the hemH gene encoding ferrochelatase, which yields MVNLGTPDAPDKSAVRRYLKEFLWDRRVVEVPRPIWWFVLNGIILNTRPARSAKAYQKVWTEHGSPLLSISVRQRDALATALNNHFGREVPVVLGMRYGRPSIASALGELRDAGVRRILVLPMYPQYSATTTASIFDAVTAELRQWRWVPELRFINHYHDDPAYISALASSVNRHRAQHGDADRLLMSFHGIPEDYFHKGDPYYCECQKTGRLLAESLQLNADQWQLSFQSRLGRQQWLQPYTDHTLEAMPAQGVKSVQVMCPGFSADCLETLEEIAMENRDVFRDAGGERYEYIPCLNDDAEHIALLSKLVDRHTQGWWDDEAQDTAQSRERAVALGASQ from the coding sequence ATGGTCAACCTCGGCACTCCGGACGCACCGGACAAATCGGCGGTGCGGCGCTACCTCAAAGAATTTCTCTGGGACCGACGCGTGGTCGAAGTACCCCGGCCGATCTGGTGGTTCGTACTCAACGGCATCATCCTGAACACGCGGCCGGCGCGTTCGGCGAAGGCCTACCAGAAGGTTTGGACGGAACACGGCTCGCCGCTGCTCAGTATCTCCGTGCGGCAGCGCGATGCGTTGGCGACCGCGCTGAACAACCATTTCGGTCGCGAGGTCCCGGTGGTGTTGGGGATGCGTTACGGCAGGCCTTCGATCGCATCCGCGCTCGGCGAACTGCGCGATGCCGGCGTCCGCCGCATCCTGGTGCTGCCGATGTACCCGCAGTATTCCGCAACCACGACGGCGTCGATCTTCGATGCCGTCACCGCAGAGCTGCGCCAATGGCGTTGGGTGCCCGAGCTGCGCTTTATCAACCACTATCATGACGATCCCGCGTACATCAGTGCGCTGGCATCCAGCGTCAATCGCCATCGCGCGCAGCACGGCGATGCCGATCGCCTGCTGATGTCGTTCCACGGCATACCCGAGGACTACTTTCACAAAGGCGACCCCTATTACTGCGAATGTCAGAAGACCGGCCGCCTGTTGGCCGAGTCGCTGCAATTGAACGCCGACCAGTGGCAATTGAGCTTCCAGTCACGCCTGGGAAGGCAGCAGTGGCTGCAACCCTATACCGACCACACGCTCGAAGCCATGCCGGCACAGGGCGTCAAATCAGTACAGGTCATGTGCCCCGGCTTTTCGGCAGACTGCCTGGAAACCCTCGAAGAGATCGCGATGGAAAACCGCGATGTGTTCCGCGATGCCGGCGGCGAGCGCTACGAGTACATCCCCTGCCTGAACGACGACGCGGAACACATCGCGCTGTTGTCCAAACTCGTCGATCGTCACACCCAGGGTTGGTGGGACGACGAAGCGCAAGATACCGCGCAGTCGCGCGAGCGGGCCGTCGCGCTGGGCGCATCACAATGA
- a CDS encoding gamma-butyrobetaine hydroxylase-like domain-containing protein translates to MSNTPKPTDIVLHQQSHMLEIAFDDGARFELPCELLRVYSPSAEVRGHWGQHAKLQLDKQDVNITEMRPVGAYAIKIVFDDGHDSGLFDWGFLYDLGRRQALHWNDYLQRLAEAGHTRQEPSWQKSGDQVE, encoded by the coding sequence ATGAGCAACACACCCAAACCGACCGATATCGTGCTGCACCAGCAGTCGCATATGCTCGAGATCGCGTTCGATGACGGCGCGCGATTCGAGCTGCCGTGCGAGCTGCTACGCGTCTATTCGCCTTCGGCCGAGGTCAGGGGCCATTGGGGGCAGCACGCCAAGCTGCAGTTGGACAAACAGGACGTGAACATCACCGAGATGCGGCCCGTCGGTGCCTATGCCATCAAGATCGTGTTCGATGACGGACACGACTCCGGGCTCTTCGACTGGGGCTTTCTGTACGACCTCGGGCGGCGACAGGCGTTGCACTGGAACGACTATTTGCAACGGCTCGCCGAAGCGGGACACACGCGTCAGGAACCGAGTTGGCAAAAGTCAGGCGATCAGGTCGAGTAG
- a CDS encoding EAL domain-containing protein, with amino-acid sequence MSHLTKFIAVCLLTAQCVIASSATHAMETVRLFVLHSYSQEYPWTKGQHQGFVESLQQAADTQFQIETEYLDTKRRRYETDYAQRFATFLQDKYATYLPDAIYVSDDNALRFALDHLDNVFPDVPVFFSGVNDSSVLDRIEGRPVTGIIEKKEIEPNLALLADMGKATSDIVVVGDDSGTYRAIERDIKLALKDFPRINADFLAGNRITEVLSVLREHEAGTLFLTTLGGMRDEDNRTLPLRETLRRIVATRPRLVVSMEDAYMFDGVLGGYVTSGPRQGQAAAAQVLDFLRSGAIPAPVTKSPNTYLIDEHQLTRHGLTLPPSVLPETTLVNPLPSLYQRYRGLIVGALAVLSTLLVAMLMLLLFTLSVKNREIRLRSKAFEEQAEIALRAKDSLNEAQRSARQGSWDWNLESNAFMWSDGLRHLCGDPDTPFGTSCDSFLLCLPAEDRAAFSEAIHEVRERGDSLELIHHIKQAGTEERTVKQTIRAIRDHGLTVERLIGTVQDITEQHQAEVQLRESEEKYRRLFELSEDPMWLIVDHCFVIANKAASRVLGYPSPNELIDVHPSKLSPEFQADGRPSREKADEMMNLAFQNGYHRFEWQHRKRDGSGFPVEVSLTKVPYHGGVALFCVWRDISQIKATQRALEEKSAYLDGILASSEKVAIVGTDADGCIHYYNPTSEKIFGLSAEKALGANLRDIHDALGIDPARYVERLEQAKTDGEFRFTMKLERDDGVHDIDARVSPIHRDDEAFAGYMLMCEDVTEQRRAAELVEYHATYDALTDLPNRRLFMEQLQQTIARARRHGHLSAVLFLDLDNFKTINDSLGHPVGDELLREVAHRLKSRLREEDTVARLGGDEFVLLLPELARDRDEAANGVRSLAESIHQSIIAPYRLGPHELHVTTSIGISVFPSANETADDVLRQADTAMYRAKETGRNTIRFFLPSMQQEAENRLRLISQLRNALPSSQLRVVFQPQFGADRNLIGAEVLLRWQHPDQGLITPEHFITTAEEAGLVLDIGHWVMHEAFKQIHSWNAGKSNGHGAGRIAINISALQFRQPDFVNRIEGLLTETGTDPHWVTLEMTESVLLEDIGETVDKIKQLKALGVHFSIDDFGTGYSSLSYLKRLPVDEIKIDRSFVRDVLQDTNDAALVDTILTMARHIGLNVVAEGVESEPVLEFLIDRGCRLFQGYLFGKPCDAATFERQYLAPVTEH; translated from the coding sequence ATGTCCCATCTCACGAAATTCATCGCAGTGTGCCTGCTCACCGCACAGTGCGTGATCGCATCCTCGGCGACCCACGCCATGGAGACGGTGCGATTGTTCGTGCTGCATTCCTATAGCCAGGAGTACCCCTGGACCAAGGGGCAACATCAAGGCTTTGTCGAATCGCTGCAGCAAGCGGCAGATACCCAGTTTCAGATCGAGACCGAATACCTCGACACCAAACGCCGTCGCTACGAGACCGATTACGCTCAGCGGTTCGCAACGTTTCTGCAGGACAAATACGCGACCTACCTTCCGGATGCGATCTACGTCAGCGACGACAACGCGCTGCGTTTCGCTCTCGACCACCTCGACAACGTCTTCCCCGACGTGCCGGTGTTTTTCTCCGGCGTCAACGACAGCAGCGTCCTCGATCGAATCGAGGGCCGTCCCGTCACCGGCATCATCGAGAAGAAGGAGATCGAGCCGAATCTCGCGTTGCTGGCCGACATGGGCAAGGCAACAAGCGACATCGTTGTGGTTGGTGACGACAGCGGCACATACCGCGCGATAGAACGCGACATCAAGCTCGCGCTGAAAGACTTTCCGCGCATCAATGCCGACTTTCTCGCCGGCAACCGAATCACCGAGGTGCTGTCGGTACTGCGCGAACACGAGGCCGGCACGCTGTTTCTGACCACCCTCGGCGGCATGCGCGACGAAGACAACCGCACACTGCCGTTGCGTGAAACCTTGCGTCGCATCGTCGCCACCCGCCCGCGTCTCGTCGTCAGCATGGAAGACGCCTACATGTTCGACGGGGTTCTCGGCGGCTATGTTACCTCCGGCCCCCGCCAGGGACAGGCAGCAGCCGCACAGGTGCTCGATTTTCTGCGCTCGGGCGCTATACCTGCGCCGGTGACCAAGAGCCCGAACACCTACCTGATCGACGAGCACCAATTGACCAGACACGGCCTGACGCTGCCACCGTCGGTGCTGCCCGAAACCACCCTGGTCAATCCGCTACCGTCGCTATACCAGCGCTACCGCGGGCTGATCGTGGGCGCCCTGGCGGTGCTCAGTACCTTGTTGGTCGCAATGCTGATGCTCCTGTTGTTCACCCTGTCGGTGAAGAATCGCGAGATCCGCCTGCGCTCCAAGGCGTTCGAGGAGCAGGCCGAGATCGCTCTGCGCGCCAAAGACAGTCTGAACGAGGCGCAACGTTCAGCGCGACAAGGGAGCTGGGACTGGAACCTGGAGAGCAATGCCTTCATGTGGTCGGACGGTCTGCGCCACCTGTGCGGCGACCCGGATACGCCATTCGGCACCAGCTGCGATTCGTTTCTACTCTGTCTGCCGGCCGAAGACCGCGCGGCGTTCAGCGAAGCCATCCATGAAGTGCGTGAACGCGGGGATAGCCTCGAGCTGATTCACCACATCAAGCAGGCAGGCACCGAGGAGCGTACCGTCAAGCAGACGATTCGCGCGATTCGCGATCATGGCCTCACGGTCGAACGCCTGATCGGCACCGTGCAGGACATCACCGAACAGCACCAGGCAGAGGTGCAGTTGCGCGAGAGCGAAGAGAAATACCGGCGCCTGTTCGAGCTGTCGGAAGATCCGATGTGGCTGATCGTCGACCACTGCTTCGTGATCGCCAACAAGGCGGCAAGTCGTGTGCTCGGCTATCCATCGCCGAATGAATTGATCGATGTCCATCCCTCGAAATTGTCGCCCGAGTTTCAGGCAGATGGCCGGCCGTCTCGCGAAAAAGCCGACGAGATGATGAACCTGGCGTTTCAGAACGGCTATCACCGCTTCGAGTGGCAACACCGCAAACGCGACGGAAGCGGGTTTCCGGTAGAGGTGTCGCTGACCAAGGTGCCCTACCACGGCGGCGTTGCGCTGTTTTGCGTGTGGCGCGACATTTCGCAGATCAAGGCCACGCAACGGGCGCTGGAAGAGAAATCGGCCTATCTCGATGGGATTCTCGCGTCCTCGGAAAAGGTGGCGATTGTCGGCACCGATGCCGATGGCTGCATCCACTACTACAACCCGACCAGCGAAAAAATCTTCGGGCTTTCAGCAGAGAAGGCGCTCGGCGCCAATTTGCGGGATATCCACGACGCACTGGGGATCGACCCCGCGCGCTACGTGGAACGTCTCGAGCAGGCAAAAACCGACGGCGAGTTCCGTTTCACGATGAAGCTCGAACGCGACGACGGCGTGCACGATATCGATGCACGCGTGTCGCCGATACACCGCGACGATGAGGCCTTCGCCGGTTACATGCTGATGTGCGAAGACGTCACCGAACAACGGCGTGCCGCCGAACTCGTCGAGTACCACGCGACCTACGACGCCCTGACCGACTTGCCGAACCGTCGCCTGTTCATGGAGCAGTTGCAGCAGACGATCGCACGCGCCCGGCGACATGGCCACTTGAGTGCGGTGCTGTTTCTCGATCTCGACAACTTCAAGACCATCAACGACTCGCTCGGTCATCCGGTCGGCGACGAACTGTTGCGCGAAGTCGCCCACCGGTTGAAGTCGCGCCTGCGCGAGGAAGACACGGTTGCACGACTCGGCGGCGACGAGTTCGTGTTGCTGCTGCCGGAACTGGCCAGGGATCGCGATGAAGCGGCCAACGGGGTACGCAGCCTGGCCGAATCGATTCACCAGTCGATAATCGCCCCGTACCGACTCGGCCCCCATGAGCTGCATGTCACGACCAGCATCGGTATCTCGGTGTTCCCCTCAGCCAATGAGACCGCTGACGACGTCCTGCGCCAGGCGGATACCGCGATGTACCGGGCCAAAGAGACCGGGCGCAACACCATCCGCTTCTTCCTGCCGAGCATGCAGCAGGAGGCCGAAAACCGCCTGCGCCTGATCAGTCAGCTGCGCAACGCGCTGCCGTCGTCGCAATTGCGCGTCGTCTTTCAGCCGCAGTTCGGTGCAGACCGCAACCTGATCGGTGCCGAGGTGCTGCTGCGTTGGCAACACCCGGACCAGGGCCTGATCACGCCGGAGCACTTCATCACGACGGCCGAAGAGGCCGGGTTGGTGCTGGATATCGGCCACTGGGTCATGCACGAGGCGTTCAAGCAGATCCATTCCTGGAACGCCGGCAAGAGCAACGGGCACGGCGCCGGGCGCATCGCTATCAATATCAGTGCGCTGCAGTTTCGCCAGCCGGACTTCGTCAACCGTATCGAGGGCCTGTTGACCGAGACCGGTACAGACCCTCATTGGGTAACGCTGGAGATGACCGAAAGCGTGCTGTTGGAAGACATCGGCGAAACCGTCGACAAGATCAAGCAGCTCAAGGCCCTGGGCGTGCATTTCTCGATCGACGATTTCGGCACCGGTTATTCGTCGCTGTCCTACCTCAAACGCCTGCCGGTCGACGAGATCAAGATCGACCGCTCGTTCGTACGTGACGTATTGCAAGACACCAATGATGCCGCCCTGGTCGATACGATACTGACCATGGCCCGACACATCGGTCTGAACGTCGTCGCCGAAGGCGTCGAATCAGAACCCGTATTGGAGTTCCTGATAGATCGCGGCTGTCGCTTGTTTCAGGGATACCTGTTCGGCAAGCCCTGCGACGCCGCAACATTCGAACGACAGTACCTGGCGCCGGTTACCGAGCACTGA